The region ACGTCCGGCCTCGGAGTCCTTCAGGTCCTGCACGAAGGCCTTCGTGACCAGGAAGTAGCCGTCCACGTTGATGGAGAACAGCTTCTTCCACTGCTCGTACGTGGTGTTGTCGAGGTCCTTCAACATGGCGATGGCCGCGTTGTTCACCACGATGTCCACCGGGCCCAGCGCCTCACGGACGTCCGCGGCGAAGGCGTTCACCTGGGCCTCGTCCGACACGTCGACCTTCGCGGCGAAGAACCGGCGCCCGTTCGCCTCGACCAGCTCCCGCGTCTCCACCGCGTCGTTGACATCGGCTACGGCGACATCCGCGCCCTCCGCCGACAGCTTCTGCGCGATGACCCGGCCGATACCGGCGCCACCGCCCGTCACCACGGCGATCTTGCCTTCCAGACGTCCAGCCATGACACAACTCCTTTGTATTCTCAGGTACTTGATGGATGCTTTGTCTCAGACACTTGAGGGATCAGTCGCCGAACGTGACGACGATCTTGCCGCGGGCCCGGCCCGCGGCGAGGACGCCCAAGCCCTCGGCGGCCCGCTCCAGGGGCAGCACGCTGTGCACGTCGACGGAGAGGAAACCAGCCGCCGCCAGCTCAGCGAGCGGCTTCGTGGTCTCGCGGACCGGCTTGGCGAAGACCATGCCGCCGGCCAGCCCGGCACCGGCCAGCGCGTCGGCGTCGGGGGCCGGGGTCGTGGTCGCGACCCGGCCGCCCTTGCGGACCGCTTCCAGGGGCACGTCGGTGAGGGCGGAGCCGACCAGGTTGACCAGGGCGTCGACGCCATCGGGGTGGACGGCCAGGACCTGGTCCGCGACCGGGCCGACGGCGAAGTTCACGACGGTCGTGGCGCCGAGTTCGGTGAGCCGTTCCGCGTCGTCGGGGGTGCCGGTCGCGACGACGGTCACATTCCGGGAGGCGAGCAGCTGGACCGCGTACCGGCCCACTCCGCCGCTCGCCCCGTTGACCAGGACGACCTGACCGGGCTGCGGGTCGATCAGGTCGACGGCGGCGCAGGCGGCCGCGGCGGCCAGGGGCAGTGCGGCGGCGGTGGCGAAGTCGAGGCCGCCCGGCTTGACCACGACGGTCTCGGCAGGCAGCAGCGCGTACTCGGCGAGGGTGCCGGCCTGGATCGGCGGAGCCAGCGGAACGTTGCCGAACACCTCCTGGCCCGGCTCGACGTGGTCCACGCCCGCACCGACTGCCTCCACCACTCCGGCGGCGTCACGGCCGAGGACCAGCGGGTAGTGGTGAGGGAACCGGTCAGCCATGGACCCGGCGGCGATGACGTTGTCGAGCGGGTTGAGTCCGGCCGCCCTGACCTTGATCAGTACGTGTCCGGGGGCCACCTCAGGGATGGGCAGGTCGCCGAGGACGGGCTGTCCGCCGGCTTCGGGAACATGCAGTGCGCGCATCGGAGTTGACCTTCTGGTGATCAGTGGCCGGCGACCTTGAGCGCGGTCTCCCGCAGCTCCCGGGCGACTCGGCCGAGGCCGGTGTGGACGAGGCGGCCGTTGATCTTCACGACCTCTCCGGCCACCAGGACCGTGTCCACGTTGTGCGGGTGGGCCGCCGTGACGACGGCCGCGATGGGGTCCCGCTCAGCGGTGAGGGTGTTGATGTCGTCCAGACGCAGCATGATGACGTCGGCCTGCTTGCCGGGACGCAGCGAGCCGGTGCGGTCGGCGAGGCCAAGTGCGGCGGCGCCGTCCAGGGTGGCCATCTTCAGGACGTCCGCGCACGTCATCCGCGGCTCGTCGACGAGCTGGCTGGCCAGTAGCGCGGCCCGCATCAGGGAGAACATGTCTCCGGGGGCCGAGGTGACGGCGTCCACGCCGAGGCCGGTGGTGACTCCCAGGCGCCTGAGGCGACCGGCCACCGGGGAGTTGTTGCCCAGCATGGCCTCCGCGCCGGGCGCGGCCGAGGCGGAGGCGCCGGAGTCGGCGATCAGCTTCAGTTCGTCGTCGCCGAGCGTGTTGCCGTGGACGTAGAGGATCTTCTCGCGCAGCAGACCTGCCTCGCGCAGGGCGAAGATCGGCTGGGTGTTGACGGGGGTGGCGGAGACGTGGAAGGTCACGCCCAGGTCCAGCTCGTCGGCGATCTGCCATTCCCTCTTCACCACCTCCACGGGCGTGAACGACGGTCCGAGCGGTGCGTACGCCATGGTGACGAGCGCGTTGTCGTCGGCCAGGCGCTCGCTGCGGATCCGGCGGACGTCGTCGAGGCTGCCGCCGCCGGTGACCGGGGTGCCGTAGCCGTAGACCGCGCGCAGGCCCGCCGCGCCCAGGGCGTCGATGGCGGCGTCCGCGTGCTCCGGCGAGTAGGAGATGTGCGAGTAGTCCAGCTGGGTCGTGATGCCGGAGTCGAGACACTCCAGTGCGCCGGCCAGGGTCGCGGTGTGCACGTCCTGCGGGCTGAACTTCGGGCCGTACTGCGCCAGGATGCCGAGGTACGCGCCGAGGTCGACGTCAATGGCCGCGCCGCGCAGCGCCGACTGCCACACATGCCGGTGGGTGTCCACGAAGCCCGGGAGCACGATCTTGTCGGTGGCGTCGATGACGGTGGCGCCGTCCGCCGGCAGGTCGGCGCCGACGGCGATGATCCGGCCGTCCTCGATCAGGACGTCGGTGTTCGGGAGCGCGACCGGCTCGGGCTCGGTGTCGATGACATGGCCGTTGCGGATCAGGATGCGGGTGTCGGACATGACGCTGCCCACCTCTCTAGGCGAAAGCTTTCTATAAAGCTAACTGGAAAGCTATACCAATAGTGACCTACGATGCAACATGTGACGACGACACCGGATCCCGTAGACGCATGGATGGACTCTTGGCGCAACGAGCTGCCCGAGGTCGAGCGCCCGTCCTCGGAACTGACCAAACGGATCATGTTCATGTCCAGCACGCTGGACAGCGTGATGCGGCGTGAGCTGACCGAACTCGGGCTGACCCCGGCGGAGTTCGACATGCTGGTGGCGCTGCGCCGGTCCGGCGCCCCGTTCCGCATGAAGCCGAACCGGCTCGCCCGCTCGCTGATGCTCTCGACCGGCGGCACCACCAACGTCACCCACCGTCTGGTGGGCCGCCATCTTCTGGAGCGGGAGAGCGACCCGGACGACGCCCGCAGTACCTGGCTCAGGCTGACACCCGAGGGCGTCGCGCTTGCCGAGCGCGCGGTCCTGGTGAACGCGGCGGCCCATGAGGCCCTCTTCGAGGGCGTTCCGGCCGAGCTCGTCGAGAGGTCGACCGCCGTACTGCGGGAGCTGCTCGCCGCGGCCCCGGGTCTGCTCGGCGGCCCGACGGCCCGCTCCGCCCGACCCCAGCCCTGAGCGCGAATACGTGGAGAGCGGCTCCCCTCCGGAAGCCGCTCTCCACGCCTGACGGGCATCATGACGATGTCTCAGACAGCCTTGACAGGCTCGATGTTCTTGTTGAACCGCAGCAGGTTCTGCGGATCCCAGTCGGCCTTCGCCCGTTCCAGCCGGGCGTACCTCTCGGGGCTCCCCCACACCCCACGGCGCCAATCGGCACCGTTGTCGGTCGACAAGTTGACGTAACAGGCGGCGGAGCGCGCGCAGCAGCTGGCGGCGATCGACCCGGACTGGAACTGCCCGTGGCCGCTGGACTGGCAGCGCCACTACCGCGTCCTGGCGGACCTGGTCGACGCCGACGGCAACCTGCCCGAGATCCAGCCGGGCGTGCTGATGGACGGCGATGACATCGGTCGGTGGCTGGAGCGGCAGAAGCAGCCGGGCACCTGGGCGCAGCTGTCGACCGAGCAGCAGGAGCGGCTGTCCCAGCTGGGCATCACACCGCTTGAGGCGCCGTCTCCCGCACCGTCGGCCACCCGGTCAAGGGCACGGGGAAGGCTCAGCAGGCGTTCCAGCGGGGCGTACAGGCCCTCGCGCAATGGGTGGAACGGGAAGGGGCAGACCGTCCGGTGCCGCGCGGAGCCAGCGAACAGATCACGGTCGACGGCGAGGCGGAACCGGTGACCGTGAAGCTGGGCGTATGGACATCGAACACCCGTTCCAGGCGGGACAAGCTCGCCCCGGAGCAACTGGACGCGCTTCGGGAACTGGGCGTGGAGTGGGCGTGACACGGGCCGCGGCTGGTCGTTGAACCGGGCGGTCAAGCGAAGTGCACTGAGAGGCCCCGAGCGTTATCGCCCGGGGCCTCGTGCTGTCACGGCAGTTCCGTATCGAAGAACTTGATCACCGAGGTGACCAGCATGAGGGCGTACACCGCGTTGATGCGCGAGTACTGGGTTCGAGAGACGCCGTGTGCGCTGGGATGGCGACCGAAGGTACGCGGGATGGGGTCACCGTTCTTGGGGAAGTACCTGGCGTGCGCGTACCAGACCGGGGCGAAGGTACAGGCGACCTTGAACTTGTAGTCCTCGAACTTGAACTTGACGCCCGTGGTCTTGAAGTCGTTCTTCGTGAGCAGGACGCGGGCAGCCCGGTCGAAATGGCGCTGGAGGAGGGAGTCGAGCAGATTGGCGGCCAATGCCTGAGCCGCGCTGGCGTGGCCGGCTCGTAGGGCACGCGCGACATCGAGGGCGAAGCCGCGGGCATCCTGCACGTCCGGGTGCGTGACCTCTTCGAGCACCGCCTCGCAGTCGTTGACGATGCCCTTCCAGCGTCGGCCGATGATGCGGCGTCGGGCAGCCGCATCCGGCGCATCCAGCAGGGCGCGCGCTGTCTGAGGCCCGGGCACCCACATAAGAGGGATGCCCTCTTCAACCAGGAGCTCTTCCAGGTCATCCAGATCGGGCCTGACGTCGCGCAGGTTCTCCGGGTAGAGCCTGTTGATGACGTCACCGAGAGAGGCGAAGACGCTGTGCCACTGGGGCGGCCGGTAGGTCGCGGCCAGCGGCTCCAACGCCTTCCGGACCATGTCGTTGAAGCCCGTCAGGCCCGCCATCTGCCTGCCCAGGTTCTCCGTGAAGGCGGTCATCCGGATCAGCGGAGAATCAACCACGATCCGAGGAATCACCGGGCGCATCCTCACCGCAGCGGACTCAGCGAGCATCTTGCCGATCCACGC is a window of Streptomyces sp. B21-083 DNA encoding:
- a CDS encoding SDR family NAD(P)-dependent oxidoreductase; translation: MAGRLEGKIAVVTGGGAGIGRVIAQKLSAEGADVAVADVNDAVETRELVEANGRRFFAAKVDVSDEAQVNAFAADVREALGPVDIVVNNAAIAMLKDLDNTTYEQWKKLFSINVDGYFLVTKAFVQDLKDSEAGRVINMSSSSYWEAPPMFLAYVSGKGAVNGFTHALATDLARWDITVNAIGPSVVRTPTTRRELPEEFFGHHAQLQNLKREQTPEDVANLLAFLASDEASFITGQVHLVDGGLIRR
- a CDS encoding BBE domain-containing protein, with the translated sequence MSTDNGADWRRGVWGSPERYARLERAKADWDPQNLLRFNKNIEPVKAV
- a CDS encoding MarR family winged helix-turn-helix transcriptional regulator, whose product is MTTTPDPVDAWMDSWRNELPEVERPSSELTKRIMFMSSTLDSVMRRELTELGLTPAEFDMLVALRRSGAPFRMKPNRLARSLMLSTGGTTNVTHRLVGRHLLERESDPDDARSTWLRLTPEGVALAERAVLVNAAAHEALFEGVPAELVERSTAVLRELLAAAPGLLGGPTARSARPQP
- a CDS encoding amidohydrolase family protein, which translates into the protein MSDTRILIRNGHVIDTEPEPVALPNTDVLIEDGRIIAVGADLPADGATVIDATDKIVLPGFVDTHRHVWQSALRGAAIDVDLGAYLGILAQYGPKFSPQDVHTATLAGALECLDSGITTQLDYSHISYSPEHADAAIDALGAAGLRAVYGYGTPVTGGGSLDDVRRIRSERLADDNALVTMAYAPLGPSFTPVEVVKREWQIADELDLGVTFHVSATPVNTQPIFALREAGLLREKILYVHGNTLGDDELKLIADSGASASAAPGAEAMLGNNSPVAGRLRRLGVTTGLGVDAVTSAPGDMFSLMRAALLASQLVDEPRMTCADVLKMATLDGAAALGLADRTGSLRPGKQADVIMLRLDDINTLTAERDPIAAVVTAAHPHNVDTVLVAGEVVKINGRLVHTGLGRVARELRETALKVAGH
- a CDS encoding NADP-dependent oxidoreductase, encoding MRALHVPEAGGQPVLGDLPIPEVAPGHVLIKVRAAGLNPLDNVIAAGSMADRFPHHYPLVLGRDAAGVVEAVGAGVDHVEPGQEVFGNVPLAPPIQAGTLAEYALLPAETVVVKPGGLDFATAAALPLAAAAACAAVDLIDPQPGQVVLVNGASGGVGRYAVQLLASRNVTVVATGTPDDAERLTELGATTVVNFAVGPVADQVLAVHPDGVDALVNLVGSALTDVPLEAVRKGGRVATTTPAPDADALAGAGLAGGMVFAKPVRETTKPLAELAAAGFLSVDVHSVLPLERAAEGLGVLAAGRARGKIVVTFGD